Proteins encoded together in one Salvelinus fontinalis isolate EN_2023a chromosome 6, ASM2944872v1, whole genome shotgun sequence window:
- the LOC129856661 gene encoding lens epithelial cell protein LEP503-like, producing MHPQRPLPQAMPSSLGQNLRDMAMGLGRGKNFLGGNMAYGFIQSLKECFYFVLCCWCIKEILD from the coding sequence ATGCACCCCCAGCGTCCTCTCCCCCAGGCCATGCCCTCCTCCCTCGGGCAGAACCTGCGTGACATGGCCATGGGCCTAGGCAGAGGGAAGAACTTCCTTGGTGGGAACATGGCCTATGGCTTCATCCAGTCCCTCAAGGAGTGCTTCTACTTCGTACTCTGCTGCTGGTGCATCAAGGAGatactggactga